One Electrophorus electricus isolate fEleEle1 chromosome 10, fEleEle1.pri, whole genome shotgun sequence genomic region harbors:
- the LOC113568050 gene encoding endonuclease domain-containing 1 protein-like isoform X1: MTFHETGQLMQHSAGTYGIQHKKFDNGGGGCTDEHLTSQGRTTALLVRYKNSLLSSVKKMRSFTFILPLLSELLSICGGDVGDFSPCLNYFYRACPPRGISGIPICQRYENRYHFATLYSHERRTPWFSAYVYSPPKDKRPKSVWKYEPQLANSHSDGNMVPFPPPPEKVDQNVVESQAVQQDYINSTYTRGHLSPSLHHRDSESRNATFTLTNIVPQRAGSNNGPWARLEAKVSKSLAAHCLGDAHVVTGVIPYMSERWLKDENRVAVPEYLWSAYCCWNYTQDLPKSLANMYPAFAAIGRNDPDSSEEIVPVDRCRKKAELGYDVRTMALSALEMYLTQRYGVPVGVFHKQCTRSEPSGRSWEPV; this comes from the exons ATGACATTCCATGAAACTGGTCAACTGATGCAGCATTCAGCAGGAACATATGGTATTCAGCATAAGAAA TTCGATAATGGAGGAGGAGGCTGCACGGATGAACATTTAACGAGTCAAGGCCGTACAACCGCACTTCTTGTCCGGTACAAGAACTCGTTACTCTCGAGTGTTAAAAAAATGCGCTCTTTTACGTTTATTTTGCCGCTCCTAAGCGAATTATTAAGTATTTGTGGCGGGGATGTTGGCGATTTCTCGCcctgtttaaattatttctaCCGAGCTTGCCCTCCTCGAGGTATCTCAGGAATTCCGATCTGTCAACGCTATGAGAACCGATATCACTTCGCGACACTGTACAGTCATGAGCGTCGCACGCCATGGTTTTCGGCGTACGTCTACTCGCCGCCAAAGGACAAGAGACCCAAGAGCGTCTGGAAATATGAACCACAG TTGGCTAACTCTCATTCGGACGGCAACATGGTCCCGTTCCCACCACCGCCGGAAAAAGTGGACCAGAATGTAGTGGAGAGCCAAGCCGTGCAGCAGGACTACATCAACTCCACCTACACACGCGGGCACCTGAGCCCGAGCCTGCACCACAGGGATAGTGAGAGTCGGAATGCCACCTTCACCCTCACCAACATTGTGCCGCAGCGGGCCGGCTCCAACAATGGTCCCTGGGCCAGGCTAGAGGCCAAAGTCAGCAAGAGCCTGGCAGCGCACTGTCTGGGCGACGCCCATGTGGTGACAGGGGTGATCCCATACATGAGCGAGCGTTGGCTGAAGGATGAGAACAGGGTGGCTGTACCTGAGTACCTGTGGTCAGCATACTGCTGCTGGAACTATACGCAGGACCTCCCTAAGAGCCTGGCGAACATGTACCCAGCGTTCGCTGCCATCGGGAGGAATGACCCTGACAGCTCAGAGGAGATCGTGCCGGTTGACCGATGCCGGAAGAAGGCCGAGCTCGGCTATGACGTGCGGACCATGGCCCTGTCCGCCCTGGAAATGTACCTGACGCAGAGGTATGGAGTGCCGGTTGGCGTCTTCCACAAGCAATGCACCAGATCAGAACCTTCTGGCAGAAGCTGGGAACCTGTCTAA
- the LOC118242142 gene encoding C-C chemokine receptor type 7-like, with amino-acid sequence MTSYRNSTIHTDGKFPNDDSSTGFLALLITTDDFSGGYTYISNSTDDLNLIEMCEPSNKQEVTNVAIQVALFFIIFFLGVTGNGLVIATFGQYRRLRLRCMTDVFLFHLALSDLLLLLTLPLRTGEALAGGWFFGEGLCKLNHGVHAINTYSGLLLLACISADRYLVVVRARAAQKLRPAMLCYGGLCAIAVAIASVLLSLPELIFSSVKQEAGEVAQRCGMNIWMEADSGWVKKLANVAKIVGFCVPCVAMLVFYGAIGHVLLQGKAKCWRRQRTLRLMLALVLLFLLFQLPYTLVLSFRVFIAMSTCDEWGRAHLSEDVTRSLAYVRCCLNPVLYAFVAVRFRNDVLRLLQDRGCMCAYLSHLVPHPEPGSMTTPPPTTLKAVSSVHGPPKSPPVTASPLMPQDNKRILPAQFDLFCPQSIQRHCARELRTAMILPTPASKF; translated from the exons ATGACAAGCTACAGAAACTCTACGATCCATACCGATGGCAAGTTCCCCAATGATGACAGTTCCACAG GATTTCTGGCCTTGCTCATTACGACAGATGACTTCTCTGGTGGTTACACGTATATTTCAAATTCTACGGACGatctgaatctgattgagatgtgTGAACCCAGCAATAAGCAGGAGGTGACCAATGTGGCCATCCAGGTTGCCcttttcttcatcatcttcttcctcGGTGTGACCGGCAACGGACTGGTCATTGCCACTTTCGGCCAGTACCGCCGCCTGCGTCTGCGCTGCATGACCGACGTCTTCCTCTTCCACCTAGCACTGTCCGACTTGCTGCTCCTGCTGACCCTGCCGCTACGCACAGGTGAGGCCCTCGCTGGCGGCTGGTTCTTTGGAGAGGGTCTGTGCAAGCTGAACCATGGCGTGCACGCGATCAACACATACAGcggcctgctgctgctggcatGCATCAGCGCTGACCGCTACCTAGTGGTGGTCCGCGCGCGGGCGGCACAGAAGCTGCGGCCGGCCATGCTGTGCTACGGTGGGCTGTGTGCCATTGCTGTGGCGATCGCCTCAGTGCTGCTGAGCCTGCCGGAgctcatcttctcctctgtgaAGCAGGAAGCTGGCGAAGTGGCACAACGCTGTGGCATGAACATCTGGATGGAGGCCGACAGTGGCTGGGTGAAGAAGTTGGCAAATGTGGCTAAGATTGTGGGCTTCTGTGTGCCCTGCGTGGCCATGCTGGTGTTTTACGGTGCCATCGGGCATGTGCTCCTGCAGGGTAAGGCCAAATGCTGGCGCAGACAGAGGACACTGCGTCTCATGTTGGCATTagtgctgctcttcctgctcTTCCAGCTGCCATACACCCTGGTGCTGTCTTTCCGAGTGTTTATAGCTATGAGTACTTGCGACGAGTGGGGCAGGGCCCACCTGAGCGAGGACGTTACCCGCAGCCTGGCATACGTGCGTTGCTGTCTCAACCCTGTGCTCTATGCCTTCGTGGCCGTGCGCTTCCGTAATGATGTGCTGAGGTTGCTGCAGGACAGgggatgcatgtgtgcatatctcTCACATCTGGTGCCACATCCAGAGCCTGGAAGTATGACCACACCTCCTCCCACAACTCTCAAAGCTGTCTCCTCTGTTCACGGACCCCCTAAAAGCCCACCTGTCACCGCCTCACCCCTCATGCCACAGGATAACAAAAGAATCTTGCCTGCCCAATTTGATCTTTTCTGTCCCCAATCCATACAAAGACACTGCGCTCGTGAGCTGCGGACAGCAATGATTCTGCCTACACCTGCCAGCAAATTTTAG
- the LOC113568050 gene encoding endonuclease domain-containing 1 protein-like isoform X2, with translation MRSFTFILPLLSELLSICGGDVGDFSPCLNYFYRACPPRGISGIPICQRYENRYHFATLYSHERRTPWFSAYVYSPPKDKRPKSVWKYEPQLANSHSDGNMVPFPPPPEKVDQNVVESQAVQQDYINSTYTRGHLSPSLHHRDSESRNATFTLTNIVPQRAGSNNGPWARLEAKVSKSLAAHCLGDAHVVTGVIPYMSERWLKDENRVAVPEYLWSAYCCWNYTQDLPKSLANMYPAFAAIGRNDPDSSEEIVPVDRCRKKAELGYDVRTMALSALEMYLTQRYGVPVGVFHKQCTRSEPSGRSWEPV, from the exons ATGCGCTCTTTTACGTTTATTTTGCCGCTCCTAAGCGAATTATTAAGTATTTGTGGCGGGGATGTTGGCGATTTCTCGCcctgtttaaattatttctaCCGAGCTTGCCCTCCTCGAGGTATCTCAGGAATTCCGATCTGTCAACGCTATGAGAACCGATATCACTTCGCGACACTGTACAGTCATGAGCGTCGCACGCCATGGTTTTCGGCGTACGTCTACTCGCCGCCAAAGGACAAGAGACCCAAGAGCGTCTGGAAATATGAACCACAG TTGGCTAACTCTCATTCGGACGGCAACATGGTCCCGTTCCCACCACCGCCGGAAAAAGTGGACCAGAATGTAGTGGAGAGCCAAGCCGTGCAGCAGGACTACATCAACTCCACCTACACACGCGGGCACCTGAGCCCGAGCCTGCACCACAGGGATAGTGAGAGTCGGAATGCCACCTTCACCCTCACCAACATTGTGCCGCAGCGGGCCGGCTCCAACAATGGTCCCTGGGCCAGGCTAGAGGCCAAAGTCAGCAAGAGCCTGGCAGCGCACTGTCTGGGCGACGCCCATGTGGTGACAGGGGTGATCCCATACATGAGCGAGCGTTGGCTGAAGGATGAGAACAGGGTGGCTGTACCTGAGTACCTGTGGTCAGCATACTGCTGCTGGAACTATACGCAGGACCTCCCTAAGAGCCTGGCGAACATGTACCCAGCGTTCGCTGCCATCGGGAGGAATGACCCTGACAGCTCAGAGGAGATCGTGCCGGTTGACCGATGCCGGAAGAAGGCCGAGCTCGGCTATGACGTGCGGACCATGGCCCTGTCCGCCCTGGAAATGTACCTGACGCAGAGGTATGGAGTGCCGGTTGGCGTCTTCCACAAGCAATGCACCAGATCAGAACCTTCTGGCAGAAGCTGGGAACCTGTCTAA